AGGTAGAGATTGCCGCCAAAAATGATTAGCAGCAAGCCGATGATTCCACCGAAGGCAAGCACCTGAAGGGTTCGCGCCTTACCGAATCGGTCGGCCAGGTTTCCGCCAAAGAAGCGAGTTAGGGTCATCGCTCCCAGCAATACTGCGTAGGCGATGCCGGCGTTTGCATCAGTCTCTTGGTAGTCGTCGACCAGTGCGATGGTTAACCAGTCGTTTGATGCACCTTCAGCCAGCGTGATGCCCAGGATTCCAATCGCCAAGAAGATAATCCGGCGGTCTTTCCAGATGGTTGAGCGCGGCTCAAGCGGCTTTTGCCCTTTGGCAAGCTTTTCGCGGCGCTCTTCGATGCCGTTGCCGGCAGGCAAGAATCGCGCTGTAGTAAGCGGCACCACCATAGTGATTGCGCTCAAAATGATGATCTGCCAGAACAAATCGAAGTTGGTTTGCGTTGCCAGAATGCCAATGCCAGCACCTGCTAGCGAACCAATTGAGAACGCGGCGTGCATTTTCGGTAGCGCTGTTTTTCCAGTTGCCGACTCAATAGCAGCGCCATCAACGTTGATGCCAACATCGGCGATACCCATACCCAATCCGGCTACCAGCGCAAAGACGGCGTAACCCACAGCGCTACCGTTGGCAATGAAAGAGACCTGGCCAACAAAACCAGCGGTGACGATGGTGACGCCGGTAATTACGGCAATCTTGGTGCCGAATCTGGCAATAAACCGACCCGCAAGAGTGACCGAGGTAATTGAACCAATCGACCCGAAGAACAAAATTAGGCCCAGTTGTGATGTGGTCACATCAACGAGTTCACGCACCAGCGGCAAGCGAACCATCAGTGATGAAAAGGTCAGGCCAAAAATAGTGAAGTAAACCAGGATGGTGATGTGCCACGCCTTCGTGGCCCGCTGTGAAAGATCAGCTGCAAAAGTCATGGCTAAAGCCTATACCTGTCATTTGATTGGTTTTGTATTGATCAACTTAGGTCGGTGAAGGCAAGTGAAACCGCAATAGCCAACATTACGACACCGATAAAAACATCGAGGACCCGCCAGAACACGGGCTTGGACATGAGCTTTGAGGCAGCGCGCGCGCCGAACCCGATGGTTGAGAACCAAACCACGCTAGCCACTGCGGCACCGATGCCAAACAGCCAGCGAGCCTCGCCAAACTGAGCCCCGATGCTGCCCAAGAACAAAACCGTGTCTAGATAAACGTGCGGGTTTAGAAAAGTGAAGCCAACCACCGCACCGGCAACCGCCGCCGCAGACTTAGGGGCCTCTTGTGATGGCAGCAAAACCTCAGATTTAGTGGCCTGCCGGAAGGATTTGAACGCAAACCACGCAAGATAGGCCACGCCAACCCACTTGATGA
This portion of the Rhodoluna limnophila genome encodes:
- a CDS encoding MFS transporter, whose product is MTFAADLSQRATKAWHITILVYFTIFGLTFSSLMVRLPLVRELVDVTTSQLGLILFFGSIGSITSVTLAGRFIARFGTKIAVITGVTIVTAGFVGQVSFIANGSAVGYAVFALVAGLGMGIADVGINVDGAAIESATGKTALPKMHAAFSIGSLAGAGIGILATQTNFDLFWQIIILSAITMVVPLTTARFLPAGNGIEERREKLAKGQKPLEPRSTIWKDRRIIFLAIGILGITLAEGASNDWLTIALVDDYQETDANAGIAYAVLLGAMTLTRFFGGNLADRFGKARTLQVLAFGGIIGLLLIIFGGNLYLAWLGAMLWGCGVALGFPLYLSAAGQGENPARKVAFVASAGYLAFLVGPPLLGFLGQAWGVTNMFFVIVGALIVTFIFATGAGNTKGAGSGH
- a CDS encoding LysE/ArgO family amino acid transporter, whose protein sequence is MDVLGTGFLTGLSLIMAIGAQNAYVLRQGLARNHVLMVVLICSISDAALIAVGIGGFGAVIRSLPVLLVIIKWVGVAYLAWFAFKSFRQATKSEVLLPSQEAPKSAAAVAGAVVGFTFLNPHVYLDTVLFLGSIGAQFGEARWLFGIGAAVASVVWFSTIGFGARAASKLMSKPVFWRVLDVFIGVVMLAIAVSLAFTDLS